In Agromyces sp. G08B096, a genomic segment contains:
- the hisB gene encoding imidazoleglycerol-phosphate dehydratase HisB: MTSSNAHRTARVQRETSESSIDLSIDLDGTGTSDIETGVPFYDHLLTAFAKHSLTDLTLRARGDIDIDVHHTVEDVGIALGTAIRQALGDKSGISRYGDALVPLDEALAQAVVDISGRPFLVHTGEPSGFEYHLIGGHFTGSMVRHVFEAIAFNAALTVHVTVLGGRDPHHIAEAEFKAFARAFRQAKALDPLVVGIPSTKGAL, encoded by the coding sequence ATGACCTCCTCGAACGCCCACCGGACCGCTCGCGTGCAGCGGGAGACGAGCGAGTCGAGCATCGATCTCTCGATCGACCTCGACGGCACGGGCACGAGCGATATCGAGACCGGGGTGCCGTTCTACGACCACCTGCTCACCGCATTCGCGAAGCACTCCCTCACCGACCTCACACTGCGCGCGCGGGGCGACATCGACATCGACGTCCACCACACCGTGGAGGATGTCGGCATCGCGCTGGGAACGGCGATCCGGCAGGCGCTCGGCGACAAGTCGGGCATCTCCCGGTACGGTGACGCGCTCGTGCCGCTCGACGAGGCACTCGCGCAGGCGGTGGTCGACATCTCGGGGCGGCCGTTCCTCGTGCACACGGGTGAGCCGTCCGGCTTCGAGTACCACCTCATCGGCGGTCACTTCACCGGATCGATGGTCCGGCACGTGTTCGAGGCGATCGCGTTCAACGCCGCGCTGACCGTGCATGTGACCGTGCTCGGCGGCCGCGACCCGCACCACATCGCCGAGGCGGAGTTCAAGGCGTTCGCCCGGGCGTTCCGGCAGGCGAAGGCCCTCGACCCCCTCGTCGTCGGCATCCCGTCGACCAAGGGCGCACTGTGA
- a CDS encoding aminotransferase class V-fold PLP-dependent enzyme — MGDGRDRRGRTAARAERSAEDPYDAALVEADRAARRWLAGVEERPVPPRASPEEVRDALGAELPELGEPAEAVIERLATAIEPGLIAIGSPRFYGWVIGGTQPAALAADWLVSAWDQNTGLRAITPGAVAAEELAGEWILDLLGLPAGSAVGFATGATMSQFAAMAAGRDEVLRRAGWEVATAGLAGGPRVRFIVGAERHGTVDLAGRYLGLGAPVAVAADAEGRIDVDALGTELAAGDGPALVVLQAGNIHSGAFDDFAHAIEVAHRAGAWVHVDGAFGLWAAASPRFASLTAGLAQADSWSTDAHKTLNVPYDCGIAVVRDQPAMLRALSMHASYLQATETGADPHEKVAELSRRARGVPTWAVLRSLGRAGVRELVERLADAARAIAEGLAALPGVEVLNDVVFTQVCIALEDDASTAELSDRLWRGGEVLAMTSRWRDRAVVRFSVSNWRTDAAQAARTVAVVERTLAELRAGR, encoded by the coding sequence ATGGGGGACGGGCGCGATCGCCGGGGGCGGACCGCCGCCCGGGCGGAACGATCCGCCGAGGATCCGTACGACGCGGCACTGGTCGAGGCCGATCGTGCGGCGCGGCGCTGGCTCGCGGGCGTCGAGGAGCGGCCGGTTCCGCCCCGCGCGAGCCCCGAGGAGGTGCGCGACGCCCTCGGGGCGGAGCTGCCCGAGCTGGGGGAGCCGGCCGAGGCGGTGATCGAGCGCCTGGCGACGGCGATCGAGCCCGGTCTCATCGCCATCGGCTCGCCGCGCTTCTACGGGTGGGTCATCGGCGGCACCCAGCCGGCGGCGCTCGCGGCCGACTGGCTCGTCTCGGCGTGGGATCAGAACACGGGGCTCCGGGCGATCACGCCCGGAGCGGTCGCCGCAGAAGAGCTCGCGGGGGAGTGGATCCTCGACCTGCTCGGCCTCCCGGCCGGCAGCGCCGTCGGGTTCGCGACGGGGGCGACCATGTCGCAGTTCGCGGCGATGGCGGCCGGGCGCGACGAGGTGCTGCGCCGCGCGGGGTGGGAGGTCGCCACCGCCGGCCTCGCCGGCGGCCCGCGCGTCCGGTTCATCGTGGGCGCCGAACGGCACGGCACGGTCGACCTCGCGGGCCGCTATCTCGGGCTCGGGGCACCCGTCGCGGTCGCGGCCGACGCGGAAGGCCGCATCGACGTCGACGCCCTTGGCACCGAGCTCGCCGCCGGCGACGGCCCGGCCCTCGTCGTCCTTCAGGCGGGGAACATCCACTCGGGCGCGTTCGACGACTTCGCTCATGCGATCGAGGTGGCGCATCGGGCCGGGGCGTGGGTGCACGTCGACGGTGCGTTCGGGTTGTGGGCCGCGGCATCCCCTCGGTTCGCCTCGCTCACGGCGGGGCTCGCGCAGGCGGACTCGTGGTCGACCGACGCGCACAAGACGCTCAACGTGCCGTACGACTGCGGCATCGCGGTGGTCCGCGATCAGCCCGCCATGCTCCGGGCGCTCAGCATGCACGCGAGCTACCTGCAGGCGACCGAGACGGGCGCCGACCCCCACGAGAAGGTCGCCGAACTGTCGCGCCGCGCTCGCGGGGTACCGACCTGGGCGGTGCTGCGGTCGCTCGGCCGGGCCGGTGTGCGTGAGCTCGTGGAGCGGCTCGCGGATGCGGCGCGCGCCATCGCAGAGGGCCTCGCCGCGCTGCCCGGTGTCGAGGTGCTGAACGACGTCGTCTTCACCCAGGTGTGCATCGCCCTGGAGGACGACGCATCGACCGCCGAACTGAGCGACCGGCTGTGGCGCGGCGGCGAGGTGCTCGCGATGACGTCGAGGTGGCGCGACCGCGCGGTCGTCCGGTTCTCGGTGAGCAACTGGCGCACGGATGCCGCGCAGGCGGCGCGCACCGTCGCGGTGGTCGAGCGCACCCTCGCCGAGCTGCGCGCGGGGCGCTGA
- the priA gene encoding bifunctional 1-(5-phosphoribosyl)-5-((5-phosphoribosylamino)methylideneamino)imidazole-4-carboxamide isomerase/phosphoribosylanthranilate isomerase PriA yields MSEFNKTPRLVLLPAVDVAGGKAVRLTQGEAGTETSYGDPVDAAVDWADQGAEWIHLVDLDAAFGRGSNTSVLKKAIRQVRGVNVELSGGIRDDASLEHALEIGAKRINLGTAALENPEWAASVIAQYGEAIAVGLDVRGTTLAARGWTKEGGDLWQVMDRLEEAGAARYVVTDVTKDGTLQGPNLDLLRQIMDRTHRPVVASGGVSSLDDIVALRELVPLGLEGAIIGKALYAGAFTLPEALDVASH; encoded by the coding sequence ATGAGTGAGTTCAACAAGACCCCGAGGCTCGTGCTCCTGCCGGCCGTCGACGTCGCCGGCGGCAAGGCCGTCCGGCTGACGCAGGGCGAGGCCGGGACCGAGACCAGCTACGGGGACCCGGTCGACGCCGCGGTCGACTGGGCCGACCAGGGTGCGGAGTGGATCCACCTCGTCGACCTCGACGCCGCGTTCGGCCGCGGCTCCAACACGAGCGTGCTGAAGAAGGCGATCCGCCAGGTGCGCGGTGTCAACGTCGAGCTCTCGGGCGGCATCCGCGACGACGCGTCGCTCGAGCACGCGCTCGAGATCGGGGCGAAGCGCATCAACCTCGGCACCGCGGCGCTGGAGAACCCGGAGTGGGCAGCATCCGTCATCGCGCAGTACGGCGAGGCCATCGCCGTGGGGCTCGACGTGCGCGGCACGACGCTCGCGGCGCGCGGATGGACGAAGGAGGGCGGCGACCTCTGGCAGGTGATGGACCGCCTGGAGGAGGCCGGCGCCGCCCGGTACGTGGTCACCGACGTCACCAAGGACGGCACCCTGCAGGGGCCGAACCTCGACCTGCTGCGTCAGATCATGGACCGCACGCACCGCCCGGTCGTGGCTTCCGGCGGCGTCTCGAGCCTCGACGATATCGTCGCGCTCCGCGAACTCGTGCCGCTCGGCCTCGAGGGCGCGATCATCGGCAAGGCCCTCTACGCGGGCGCGTTCACGCTGCCCGAGGCGCTGGATGTCGCGTCCCACTGA
- a CDS encoding LysM peptidoglycan-binding domain-containing protein, with product MGTATTIDQLGVMPRAESEHPRTRLRLTRRGRAVFTALAAVPLVVWAVAVVLGSGAAAADGARGAAASLETVTVGHGDTLWELAVSLAPDEDPREVIADILRINDLDSAVVQPGQELALPASF from the coding sequence ATGGGCACCGCGACCACCATCGACCAGCTCGGCGTCATGCCCCGGGCCGAGTCCGAGCACCCCCGCACCCGACTCCGACTCACCCGTCGCGGCCGGGCCGTCTTCACGGCGCTGGCCGCGGTGCCGCTCGTCGTCTGGGCCGTCGCCGTCGTCCTAGGCTCCGGCGCGGCGGCGGCCGACGGGGCGCGCGGCGCGGCGGCTTCGCTCGAGACGGTCACAGTGGGCCACGGAGACACCCTCTGGGAGCTTGCGGTGTCGTTGGCGCCCGACGAAGACCCCCGCGAGGTCATCGCAGACATCCTGCGGATCAACGATCTCGACTCCGCCGTCGTCCAGCCCGGGCAGGAGCTCGCGCTGCCGGCATCCTTCTGA
- a CDS encoding DEAD/DEAH box helicase: MTEALEAFSPATRAWFTESFTEPTSVQRGAWQAIARGDHALVVAPTGSGKTLAAFLWALDRLHADGSEPGSGTRVVYLSPLKALGVDVERNLRAPLVGIARTAAAQGLEPPEVTVGVRSGDTPPNERRALVSRPPDILITTPESLFLMLTSAARETLRGVETVIVDEIHALAGTKRGSHLALSLERLDALAGRPVQRVGLSATVRPHEEVARFLAGTKPVSIVAPPSGKRFDLTVRVPVEDLSDLAGETGSGTVWPHVEEAILDEVLAHRSTIVFANSRRLAERLTARLNELWADRQSPVDVLVEAGPGTAPIDGDPPDADPLGAGATVPGAVRVAPRRPPAEAVGASGITGGAEPIIARSHHGSVSKEERAQVEADLKSGRLRCVVATSSLELGIDMGAVDLVMQVESPPSVASGLQRIGRAGHQVGEVSKGVIFPKHRADVLHSAVAAERMIAGAIEELRIPTNPLDVLAQQTIAAAAVDEWDVEDWFDLVRRAAPFAALPRSAFDATLDLLAGRYPSDRFGELRPRILWDRDAGTIVGRRGAQRLAVTSGGTIPDRGMFGVFMVGDAGPGRRVGELDEEMVYESRVGDVFALGATSWRIQEITHDRVLVSPAAGEPGRLPFWKGDGIGRPAELGRAIGAFITELADAPPADGLARSRAAGLDDLAAKNLVAFIDDQRRATTVVPDGANLVVERFRDELGDWRIVLHSPYGMRVHAPWALAIGGRIREQHGVDANAVASDDGIVLRMPDTGDDPPGAELFAFEPAELADLVTEQVGGSALFAARFRECAARALILPKTNPGKRSPLWQQRQRASQLLEVARDYPEFPIVLEAVRECLQDVYDLPALTRLAERLERRELRFVEVATESPSPFASSLLFGYVGAFMYEGDAPLAERRAAALSLDPALLAELLGTVELRELLDPEVVAETERQLQRLDAERAARGEEGVADLLRDLGPLTLDEAAMRVDASTDAASALGALVAARRAAQVRFAGRDWFVAVEDVSRLRDALGVPVPPGLPEVFEEGVRDPLGDLVSRYARTHGPFTTSQVAERFGIGTVVAASALARLAGERRVVEGEFLPHGSGVEWCDTGVLRRIRRRSLAALRDEVEPVEPREFARFLPGWQHVGGRLRGVDGVAAVVEQLEGARIPASAWESFVLPARVSDYRPGLLDELTASGEVLWAGQGSLAGDDGWISLHLAETAPLTLQAPPPGPLDPLESELLALLGGGGGFFFRQLVEATGAEEETAVVDALWRLAWAGLVTNDTFAPVRGLLAGGGAHKTQAPAPRARLRGRSLTRRSLAASVQGERAARAAANPPRAAGRWSVLPLASTAATPRAHALGETMLERYGVVTRGSVVAEGILGGFALAYRALAGFEDSGRVRRGYFIDGQGGAQFGTSAAVDRLRAAPKGEAIALAATDPANPFGAALDWPEVPGEGGHRPARKAGAFVAIVDGEAVLYLERGGRSALQFGVDEELLEPAAAALAEALRRGAATRIRVEQVNGEPVFGTPLDRALRAAGFRETPRGLRFDARG, translated from the coding sequence ATGACCGAGGCGCTCGAGGCATTCTCGCCCGCGACCCGGGCCTGGTTCACCGAGTCGTTCACCGAACCGACCTCGGTGCAGCGGGGCGCCTGGCAGGCGATCGCCCGGGGCGATCACGCGCTGGTCGTCGCTCCGACGGGCTCGGGCAAGACGCTCGCGGCGTTCCTGTGGGCGCTCGACCGGCTGCACGCCGACGGATCCGAGCCGGGCTCCGGCACGCGGGTCGTCTACCTCTCGCCGCTGAAGGCGCTCGGCGTCGACGTCGAGCGGAATCTCCGGGCACCGCTCGTCGGCATCGCCCGCACCGCGGCCGCGCAGGGCCTCGAGCCGCCCGAGGTCACCGTCGGGGTCCGTTCGGGCGACACCCCGCCGAACGAGCGACGCGCCCTCGTCTCGCGCCCGCCCGACATCCTGATCACGACGCCGGAGTCGTTGTTCCTCATGCTGACCTCGGCAGCGAGGGAAACCCTTCGCGGGGTCGAGACGGTCATCGTCGACGAGATCCACGCGCTCGCCGGCACGAAGCGCGGCTCGCACCTCGCGCTCTCGCTCGAACGGCTCGACGCGCTCGCGGGCCGGCCGGTGCAGCGTGTCGGGCTGTCGGCGACCGTCCGTCCGCACGAGGAGGTCGCCCGCTTCCTCGCCGGCACGAAACCGGTCTCGATCGTGGCGCCGCCGTCGGGCAAACGTTTCGATCTGACGGTCCGCGTCCCCGTCGAAGACCTCTCCGATCTTGCCGGCGAGACGGGCTCGGGCACGGTCTGGCCGCACGTGGAGGAGGCGATCCTCGACGAGGTGCTCGCGCACCGGTCCACGATCGTGTTCGCCAACTCCCGGCGGCTCGCCGAGCGCCTCACCGCCCGGTTGAACGAGCTCTGGGCCGACCGCCAATCGCCGGTCGACGTCCTCGTCGAGGCCGGGCCCGGGACGGCACCGATCGACGGCGATCCGCCGGACGCCGATCCGCTCGGCGCTGGCGCGACGGTGCCGGGCGCCGTGCGGGTCGCCCCGCGCCGACCGCCCGCGGAGGCCGTCGGCGCCTCGGGCATCACCGGCGGGGCCGAGCCGATCATCGCCCGTTCCCACCACGGCTCCGTGTCGAAGGAGGAACGCGCCCAGGTCGAGGCCGACCTGAAGTCGGGTCGTCTGCGCTGCGTGGTCGCCACCTCGAGCCTCGAGCTCGGCATCGACATGGGGGCCGTCGACCTCGTCATGCAGGTGGAGTCGCCGCCGTCGGTGGCGAGCGGTCTGCAGCGGATCGGCCGCGCCGGGCATCAGGTCGGCGAGGTGTCGAAGGGCGTGATCTTCCCGAAGCACCGGGCCGACGTGCTGCACTCCGCGGTCGCGGCGGAGCGCATGATCGCGGGAGCCATCGAGGAGCTGCGCATCCCGACGAACCCGCTCGACGTGCTCGCGCAGCAGACGATCGCGGCCGCCGCCGTCGACGAATGGGACGTCGAGGACTGGTTCGACCTGGTGCGCCGTGCCGCGCCGTTCGCCGCGCTGCCGAGGTCGGCGTTCGACGCGACGCTCGATCTGTTGGCCGGGCGGTACCCGTCCGATCGGTTCGGCGAGCTGCGGCCGCGCATCCTGTGGGATCGCGACGCGGGCACGATCGTCGGTCGCCGCGGCGCCCAGCGGCTCGCGGTCACGAGCGGCGGCACGATCCCCGACCGGGGCATGTTCGGCGTCTTCATGGTGGGCGACGCCGGGCCGGGCCGTCGCGTCGGCGAACTCGACGAGGAGATGGTCTACGAGTCGCGCGTGGGCGACGTCTTCGCCCTCGGCGCGACGAGCTGGCGGATCCAGGAGATCACGCACGACCGGGTCCTGGTCTCTCCGGCTGCCGGCGAACCCGGCCGGCTTCCGTTCTGGAAGGGCGACGGCATCGGCCGCCCGGCCGAGCTCGGCCGGGCGATCGGAGCGTTCATCACCGAGCTCGCCGACGCGCCGCCCGCCGACGGCCTGGCTCGCAGCCGCGCTGCCGGGCTCGACGACCTGGCGGCGAAGAACCTCGTGGCCTTCATCGACGACCAGCGCCGGGCGACGACCGTCGTCCCCGACGGAGCGAACCTCGTGGTCGAGCGGTTCCGCGACGAGCTCGGCGACTGGCGCATCGTGCTGCATTCGCCGTACGGGATGCGCGTGCACGCACCGTGGGCGCTCGCCATCGGCGGACGCATCCGCGAACAGCACGGCGTCGACGCGAACGCGGTCGCGAGCGACGACGGCATCGTGCTCCGCATGCCCGACACCGGCGACGACCCGCCCGGCGCCGAGCTGTTCGCCTTCGAGCCGGCCGAGCTCGCCGACCTCGTGACCGAACAGGTCGGAGGTTCGGCGCTGTTCGCCGCCCGGTTCCGGGAGTGCGCCGCGCGGGCGCTCATCCTGCCGAAGACGAACCCGGGCAAGCGGTCGCCGCTCTGGCAGCAGCGGCAGCGGGCCTCGCAGCTGCTCGAGGTCGCGCGCGACTACCCCGAGTTCCCGATCGTGCTCGAGGCCGTGCGCGAATGCCTCCAAGACGTCTACGACCTGCCGGCGCTCACCCGGCTCGCCGAGCGCCTCGAGCGGAGGGAGCTCCGCTTCGTCGAGGTCGCGACGGAGTCGCCGAGCCCGTTCGCCTCCAGTCTGCTCTTCGGCTACGTCGGCGCGTTCATGTACGAGGGGGATGCCCCGCTCGCCGAGCGCCGCGCGGCGGCCCTGTCGCTCGACCCGGCGCTGCTGGCGGAGCTGCTCGGCACCGTCGAGCTGCGCGAACTGCTCGATCCGGAGGTCGTCGCGGAGACCGAGCGGCAGCTGCAGCGCCTCGACGCGGAGCGGGCCGCGCGCGGCGAGGAGGGCGTCGCCGATCTGCTGCGCGACCTCGGCCCGCTGACGCTCGACGAGGCGGCGATGCGAGTGGATGCCTCGACCGACGCCGCCTCCGCGCTCGGCGCGCTCGTCGCCGCCCGCCGAGCCGCGCAGGTCCGGTTCGCCGGCCGCGACTGGTTCGTCGCCGTCGAAGACGTCTCGCGGCTTCGCGACGCCCTCGGCGTGCCGGTCCCGCCCGGGCTGCCCGAGGTGTTCGAGGAGGGAGTCCGCGACCCGCTCGGCGACCTGGTGAGCCGGTACGCGAGGACCCACGGGCCGTTCACGACGTCGCAGGTCGCCGAACGGTTCGGCATCGGCACAGTGGTGGCGGCGTCCGCGCTCGCACGCCTCGCGGGCGAGCGGCGCGTGGTCGAGGGCGAGTTCCTGCCGCACGGCTCGGGCGTCGAGTGGTGCGACACGGGGGTGCTGCGGCGCATCCGCCGTCGTTCGCTCGCGGCGCTCCGCGACGAGGTCGAGCCGGTCGAGCCGCGCGAGTTCGCCCGCTTCCTGCCGGGCTGGCAGCACGTGGGCGGCCGGCTCCGCGGCGTCGACGGCGTCGCGGCCGTGGTCGAGCAGCTCGAGGGGGCGCGGATCCCGGCGTCGGCCTGGGAGTCGTTCGTCCTGCCGGCGCGCGTGAGCGACTATCGGCCAGGCCTGCTCGACGAGCTCACGGCGTCGGGCGAGGTCCTCTGGGCCGGCCAGGGGTCGCTCGCGGGCGACGACGGCTGGATCAGCCTCCATCTCGCCGAGACCGCGCCGCTCACGCTGCAGGCGCCCCCGCCCGGCCCCCTCGACCCGCTCGAGTCGGAGCTGCTCGCGCTGCTCGGCGGTGGCGGCGGGTTCTTCTTCCGCCAGCTCGTGGAGGCGACCGGCGCCGAGGAGGAGACCGCGGTGGTGGACGCGCTCTGGCGGCTCGCGTGGGCGGGCCTCGTGACCAACGACACCTTCGCCCCGGTCCGCGGCCTCCTCGCGGGCGGCGGCGCCCACAAGACCCAGGCCCCCGCGCCACGGGCGAGGCTCCGCGGACGATCGCTCACACGTCGGTCGCTCGCGGCCTCGGTGCAGGGCGAACGCGCGGCGCGGGCGGCCGCCAACCCGCCACGTGCAGCCGGACGCTGGTCGGTGCTGCCCCTCGCGAGCACCGCCGCCACGCCGCGGGCGCATGCGCTCGGCGAGACGATGCTCGAACGGTACGGCGTCGTCACGCGCGGGTCGGTCGTCGCGGAGGGCATCCTCGGCGGCTTCGCCCTCGCCTACCGCGCCCTCGCCGGCTTCGAGGACTCCGGCCGCGTGCGGCGCGGGTACTTCATCGACGGGCAGGGCGGCGCCCAGTTCGGCACGAGTGCCGCGGTCGACCGGCTGCGGGCGGCGCCGAAGGGGGAGGCGATCGCGCTCGCCGCGACGGATCCGGCCAACCCCTTCGGCGCGGCGCTCGACTGGCCCGAGGTGCCCGGCGAGGGCGGACACCGCCCCGCGAGGAAGGCGGGCGCGTTCGTCGCGATCGTCGACGGCGAGGCCGTGCTCTACCTCGAGCGCGGCGGTCGGTCGGCGCTGCAGTTCGGGGTCGACGAGGAACTCCTCGAACCCGCCGCGGCGGCGCTCGCCGAGGCCCTCCGCCGAGGTGCCGCGACGCGCATCCGCGTCGAGCAGGTGAACGGCGAACCGGTGTTCGGCACGCCGCTCGACCGCGCCCTGCGGGCGGCGGGGTTCCGCGAGACGCCGAGGGGGCTGCGCTTCGATGCCAGAGGGTGA
- the hisH gene encoding imidazole glycerol phosphate synthase subunit HisH — MKRRRVVVLDYGSGNIHSAAKALERAGADVEVTSDRKAALEADGLFVPGVGAFKAVMDQLRAVRGDELIDRRLAGGRPVLGVCVGMQVFFERGVERGVDTEGLGEWPGVVTELPAEVLPHMGWNTVQPDEGSALFAGLEEERFYFVHSFAAQHWHLDVIPPFPQPKLTWAEHGGRFLAAVENGPLSATQFHPEKSSEAGIRLLANWLGTLA, encoded by the coding sequence GTGAAGCGTCGGCGCGTCGTCGTGCTCGACTACGGCTCGGGCAACATCCACTCCGCGGCGAAGGCGCTGGAGCGGGCCGGTGCCGACGTCGAGGTCACGAGCGATCGAAAGGCGGCGCTCGAGGCCGACGGGCTCTTCGTCCCGGGCGTCGGCGCGTTCAAGGCCGTGATGGACCAGCTCCGGGCGGTGCGCGGCGACGAGCTCATCGACCGCCGGCTCGCCGGCGGCCGGCCGGTGCTCGGTGTTTGCGTCGGCATGCAGGTGTTCTTCGAGCGCGGTGTCGAACGGGGCGTCGACACCGAGGGGCTCGGCGAATGGCCGGGCGTGGTCACCGAGCTGCCCGCCGAGGTGCTGCCCCACATGGGCTGGAACACCGTGCAGCCCGACGAGGGCAGTGCGCTGTTCGCCGGGCTCGAGGAGGAGCGGTTCTACTTCGTGCACTCCTTCGCGGCGCAGCATTGGCACCTCGACGTCATCCCGCCGTTCCCGCAGCCGAAGCTCACCTGGGCCGAGCACGGCGGCCGGTTCCTCGCGGCGGTCGAGAACGGGCCGCTGTCGGCGACGCAGTTCCACCCGGAGAAGTCGTCGGAGGCCGGGATCCGGTTGCTGGCGAACTGGCTCGGCACCCTCGCGTGA
- a CDS encoding SseB family protein: MSRPTDDGPFDGPDAAPGTGSPGGAADSAGRPWAGRSFEPNPHAADDGSAPPELAAAVRRFRSGDGGQADVVQAFGGSRLLIPLLAELGDGGTAVGEHGLAVDKSQELSIVTVAGPDGRRVLPVFASVGAMSTWNPTARPVPADGVRVALAAADDGTDLVVLDPGSDGEFVLRRPAVWAVAQSRPWRPPFEDDAVIAAFERSISSELAVLGVELLPGDPDARLAGPELVVRLQLVAGLTREELDATTTRLARRWAEDDVIAAGVDSLAVKLVGGASAP, encoded by the coding sequence ATGTCGCGTCCCACTGACGACGGTCCCTTCGACGGGCCGGATGCCGCTCCGGGCACCGGTTCTCCCGGCGGAGCCGCCGATTCGGCCGGCCGGCCGTGGGCCGGCCGCTCGTTCGAGCCGAATCCGCATGCAGCCGATGACGGCAGCGCGCCACCAGAGCTCGCCGCGGCGGTGCGCCGGTTCCGCTCCGGCGATGGCGGACAGGCGGACGTCGTGCAGGCCTTCGGCGGCTCGCGGCTGCTGATCCCGCTGCTTGCGGAACTCGGCGACGGCGGCACGGCGGTGGGCGAGCACGGGCTCGCGGTCGACAAGAGCCAGGAGCTGTCGATCGTCACGGTCGCCGGTCCCGACGGTCGGCGCGTGCTCCCCGTCTTCGCGTCCGTCGGGGCGATGTCGACGTGGAACCCGACGGCCCGCCCGGTGCCGGCCGACGGGGTCCGCGTCGCGCTCGCGGCCGCCGACGACGGCACCGACCTCGTCGTGCTCGACCCCGGGTCCGACGGCGAGTTCGTGCTGCGCCGCCCCGCGGTGTGGGCGGTCGCGCAGTCGCGTCCGTGGCGGCCGCCGTTCGAGGACGACGCGGTCATCGCGGCGTTCGAGCGGTCGATCTCATCCGAGCTCGCGGTCCTCGGCGTCGAACTGCTGCCGGGCGACCCGGACGCGCGGCTGGCCGGGCCCGAGCTGGTGGTGCGGTTGCAGCTGGTCGCCGGACTCACCCGCGAGGAGCTCGACGCGACGACGACCCGCCTCGCCAGGCGCTGGGCCGAGGACGACGTCATTGCCGCGGGCGTCGACTCCCTCGCGGTGAAGCTCGTCGGCGGGGCATCCGCACCTTGA
- a CDS encoding histidinol-phosphate transaminase yields the protein MTSLDELPIRDDLRGKQPYGAPQQAVPVALNVNENTHPIPESVAHDIVSRVASAILGLNRYPDREFTELRTALAAYLGHGLAPEQIWAANGSNEVLQHVLQAFGGPGRTALGFAPTYSMYGLLAAGTGTAWVTGPRDAEYELSPATAVAAVREHDPDVVLLCAPNNPTGTPLPLETIEAVADAARGIVVVDEAYFEFADPGTPSAVTLLPGRPRLLVSRTMSKAFAFAGARVGYLAGDPAAIDALRLVRLPYHLSALTQAAALGALAHADQMLAMVDEIRAQRERISAELARLGFRPYRSGSNFVLFDGVDDPHAVFEALLARGILIREIGLPGSLRVTAGTETETTAFLEAIAGFAPARS from the coding sequence GTGACGAGTCTCGACGAACTCCCCATCCGAGACGACCTCCGCGGCAAGCAGCCCTACGGCGCGCCGCAGCAGGCCGTCCCCGTTGCGCTGAACGTCAACGAGAACACGCATCCGATCCCCGAGTCGGTCGCTCACGACATCGTCTCCCGGGTCGCGTCCGCGATCCTCGGGCTGAATCGGTATCCCGATCGCGAGTTCACCGAGCTGCGCACCGCCCTCGCGGCGTACCTCGGTCACGGGCTCGCCCCGGAGCAGATCTGGGCGGCCAACGGCTCGAACGAGGTGCTCCAGCACGTGCTGCAGGCCTTCGGCGGCCCGGGTCGCACAGCGCTGGGCTTCGCCCCGACGTATTCGATGTACGGCCTGCTCGCCGCGGGCACGGGCACCGCGTGGGTCACCGGTCCCCGCGACGCCGAGTACGAGCTCAGCCCGGCGACCGCCGTCGCCGCGGTCCGCGAGCACGACCCCGACGTCGTGCTGCTCTGCGCGCCGAACAACCCCACCGGGACGCCGCTTCCCCTCGAGACGATCGAAGCCGTCGCGGATGCCGCGCGCGGCATCGTGGTCGTCGACGAGGCGTACTTCGAGTTCGCCGATCCGGGTACGCCGAGTGCGGTGACGCTGCTGCCCGGCCGTCCCAGGCTGCTCGTCTCACGCACGATGAGCAAGGCGTTCGCGTTCGCCGGCGCGAGGGTCGGCTACCTCGCCGGCGACCCCGCGGCGATCGACGCGCTGCGGCTCGTCCGGCTGCCGTATCACCTGTCCGCACTCACGCAGGCCGCGGCGCTCGGCGCCCTCGCCCACGCCGACCAGATGCTCGCGATGGTCGACGAGATCCGAGCGCAGCGCGAGCGCATCTCGGCCGAGCTCGCGCGGCTCGGCTTCCGGCCGTACCGCAGCGGGTCGAACTTCGTCCTGTTCGACGGCGTCGACGACCCGCACGCCGTGTTCGAGGCGCTCCTCGCGCGAGGCATCCTGATCCGTGAGATCGGGCTCCCCGGAAGCCTTCGGGTGACCGCCGGCACCGAGACCGAGACGACGGCGTTCCTCGAGGCGATCGCGGGCTTCGCCCCCGCGCGCAGCTGA